A region from the Misgurnus anguillicaudatus chromosome 7, ASM2758022v2, whole genome shotgun sequence genome encodes:
- the LOC141365350 gene encoding sentrin-specific protease 6-like isoform X1, whose amino-acid sequence MVRPLGREKLKVKRLRGNAIGLNLVAVRDILTDPPKAMVNTDSKADPFQRSEQRFRPFNYALQICCRKDSRKYPINSDSEDGSINEEKETTDELTNSLMEIKPKDLSLITDPVVHPKKTKHETFILDQSQNKQIKRRHRMKDEFGNIVKKPKTRKVTSPKQPNRDAAERLIRLVLNIRCLKIGTLTKIFRRSDTLTAQSRFTLDYIEITNVVSSLTLRIETSEVTSCEWCTVQRLPALFLQITPVARHRLRAQIVYYVCEDHSLAWGDCASKNQDEKYLVLIFEEELSLPDQLILEEIFTEIGRRNNICSCPVKLSFEEACSRLKTHNCNQRQQIPVLQPKEDELPVMSQTLVPISPSPDPTRCETATLSVSDSDEDLIVVPSSPVHEIKKRLVYPPPPAKGGISITEEDLSCLEEGTFLNDVIVDFYLRFLVCEQLKREDAIDCHVFSSFFFKHLTKEDHKRPPEPTGLSIQELRHNRVKTWTRHVNIFEKDFIFVPINQKAHWFLAVICFPGRISQTSDSDACFNGHSAEYLCDQSLPNPMSLFYRQESSENGSSRSQSIGDLNNSFWFDSDDEIKASQDFENTCALNSERNDSKRPCILIMDSLHSRARSSVVQILQEYLQEEWRVKMGYSQSFGNGVMDGWSPRVPQQDNYTDCGIYLLQYTESFLKNPPQSFHPSMDLNDWFSRKTVKEKRKQIKRLILKLHQEQQFDI is encoded by the exons ATG GTTCGTCCACTGGGTCGAGAAAAGTTGAAAGTCAAACGTCTGAGAGGAAACGCTATCGGACTCAATCTGGTCGCAGTGCGAGACATATTAAC GGACCCGCCAAAAGCTATGGTTAACACTGATAGTAAAGCTGATCCTTTCCAACGATCTGAACAAAGATTCAGACCTTTCAACTACGCGCTTCAGATCTGCTGCCGGAAGGATTCAAG AAAATACCCTATCAACAGTGATTCTGAAG ATGGGTCTATTAATGAGGAAAAGGAGACCACAGATGAATTGACAAATAGCTTGATGGAGATCAAACCTAAAGACCTCTCTTTAATCACAG ATCCTGTTGTACATCCCAAGAAAACCAAACATGAGACATTTATCCTTGACCAAtcccaaaacaaacaaattaaacGAAGACATCGAATGAAAGACGAG TTTGGAAACATTGTGAAAAAACCCAAAACCAGGAAGGTAACATCTCCAAAACAGCCAAACAGAGACGCTGCTGAAAGGTTAATCAGACTTGTACTCAACATCAGATGTTTAAAAATTGGAACATTGACAAAGATATTCAGAAGATCTGATACACTGACCGCCCAATCCAGG TTTACACTGGATTACATTGAGATCACAAATGTAG TGTCGTCACTAACACTACGTATAGAAACATCAGAGGTCACCAGTTGTGAATGGTGTACTGTGCAGAGGCTGCCGGCACTGTTTCTACAGATAACACCTGTGGCACGTCACCGTCTGCGTGCCCAGATTGTGTATTATGTCTGTGAGGATCATTCGCTGGCGTGGGGTGACTGCGCGAGCAAGA ATCAAGATGAGAAATACCTAGTCCTTATTTTTGAGGAAGAGCTTTCATTGCCAGACCAGCTCATCCTTGAGGAAATATTCACAGAGATTGGCAGGAGAAATAACATCTGCAGCTGTCCAGTTAAACTGTCATTTGAAGAAGCCTGTAGCAGGCTGAAGACGCACAACTGTAACCAAAGACAGCAG ATCCCTGTGCTTCAGCCCAAAGAGGATGAACTTCCTGTCATGAGTCAG ACTTTGGTACCAATTTCACCCTCTCCTGATCCCACTCGATGTGAAACTGCAACCCTCAGCGTTTCAGACAGCGATGAGGATTTGATAGTGGTTCCCTCGTCGCCTGTACATGAAATCAAAAA ACGGCTTGTTTACCCCCCTCCACCAGCCAAAGGGGGGATAAGCATCACAGAAGAGGACCTCAGCTGTCTGGAAGAAGGCACATTCCTAAACGATGTGATAGTGGACTTCTATCTGAG GTTTTTAGTTTGCGAGCAGCTGAAAAGAGAAGATGCCATCGACTGCCACGTGTTCAGCTCTTTCTTCTTCAAGCACCTCACTAAGGAAGATCACAAAAGGCCTCCAGAACCTACAGGTTTATC CATTCAAGAACTCAGGCATAACCGGGTGAAAACTTGGACCAGGCATGTGAACATTTTTGAGAAGGACTTTATATTTGTCCCGATTAATCAAAA GGCTCACTGGTTCCTGGCTGTCATCTGTTTTCCTGGCCGAATTTCACAGACCAGCGATTCAGATGCTTGCTTCAATGGACATTCAGCAGAGTATCTTTGCGATCAATCTCTACCCAATCCCATGTCTCTCTTTTACCGTCAGGAATCTTCAGAGAACGGCTCTAGCAGGAGTCAATCTATAG GTGACTTGAACAATAGTTTCTGGTTTGATTCAGATGATGAAATTAAGGCCAGTCAG GATTTTGAGAACACATGTGCCCTTAACAGCGAAAGAAATGACTCTAAGCG GCCGTGTATACTCATTATGGACTCCCTCCACTCCCGAGCCAGATCATCAGTGGTGCAGATACTCCAAGA ATACCTTCAAGAGGAATGGAGGGTAAAGATGGGCTATTCGCAAAGTTTTGGAAATGGAGTTATGGATGGATGGAGTCCCCGTGTCCCGCAGCAGGATAACTATACAGACTGTGGCATCTATCTTCTACAGTATACAGAGAGTTTCCTCAAG AATCCACCTCAAAGCTTCCATCCCAGCATGGACCTGAATGACTGGTTTTCACGGAAGACAGTGAAGGAAAAGAGGAAGCAAATCAAACGACTCATTCTGAAGCTCCACCAAGAGCAGCAGTTTGACATTTAG
- the LOC141365350 gene encoding sentrin-specific protease 6-like isoform X2: MVRPLGREKLKVKRLRGNAIGLNLVAVRDILTDPPKAMVNTDSKADPFQRSEQRFRPFNYALQICCRKDSRKYPINSDSEDGSINEEKETTDELTNSLMEIKPKDLSLITDPVVHPKKTKHETFILDQSQNKQIKRRHRMKDEFGNIVKKPKTRKVTSPKQPNRDAAERLIRLVLNIRCLKIGTLTKIFRRSDTLTAQSRFTLDYIEITNVVSSLTLRIETSEVTSCEWCTVQRLPALFLQITPVARHRLRAQIVYYVCEDHSLAWGDCASKNEKYLVLIFEEELSLPDQLILEEIFTEIGRRNNICSCPVKLSFEEACSRLKTHNCNQRQQIPVLQPKEDELPVMSQTLVPISPSPDPTRCETATLSVSDSDEDLIVVPSSPVHEIKKRLVYPPPPAKGGISITEEDLSCLEEGTFLNDVIVDFYLRFLVCEQLKREDAIDCHVFSSFFFKHLTKEDHKRPPEPTGLSIQELRHNRVKTWTRHVNIFEKDFIFVPINQKAHWFLAVICFPGRISQTSDSDACFNGHSAEYLCDQSLPNPMSLFYRQESSENGSSRSQSIGDLNNSFWFDSDDEIKASQDFENTCALNSERNDSKRPCILIMDSLHSRARSSVVQILQEYLQEEWRVKMGYSQSFGNGVMDGWSPRVPQQDNYTDCGIYLLQYTESFLKNPPQSFHPSMDLNDWFSRKTVKEKRKQIKRLILKLHQEQQFDI; this comes from the exons ATG GTTCGTCCACTGGGTCGAGAAAAGTTGAAAGTCAAACGTCTGAGAGGAAACGCTATCGGACTCAATCTGGTCGCAGTGCGAGACATATTAAC GGACCCGCCAAAAGCTATGGTTAACACTGATAGTAAAGCTGATCCTTTCCAACGATCTGAACAAAGATTCAGACCTTTCAACTACGCGCTTCAGATCTGCTGCCGGAAGGATTCAAG AAAATACCCTATCAACAGTGATTCTGAAG ATGGGTCTATTAATGAGGAAAAGGAGACCACAGATGAATTGACAAATAGCTTGATGGAGATCAAACCTAAAGACCTCTCTTTAATCACAG ATCCTGTTGTACATCCCAAGAAAACCAAACATGAGACATTTATCCTTGACCAAtcccaaaacaaacaaattaaacGAAGACATCGAATGAAAGACGAG TTTGGAAACATTGTGAAAAAACCCAAAACCAGGAAGGTAACATCTCCAAAACAGCCAAACAGAGACGCTGCTGAAAGGTTAATCAGACTTGTACTCAACATCAGATGTTTAAAAATTGGAACATTGACAAAGATATTCAGAAGATCTGATACACTGACCGCCCAATCCAGG TTTACACTGGATTACATTGAGATCACAAATGTAG TGTCGTCACTAACACTACGTATAGAAACATCAGAGGTCACCAGTTGTGAATGGTGTACTGTGCAGAGGCTGCCGGCACTGTTTCTACAGATAACACCTGTGGCACGTCACCGTCTGCGTGCCCAGATTGTGTATTATGTCTGTGAGGATCATTCGCTGGCGTGGGGTGACTGCGCGAGCAAGA ATGAGAAATACCTAGTCCTTATTTTTGAGGAAGAGCTTTCATTGCCAGACCAGCTCATCCTTGAGGAAATATTCACAGAGATTGGCAGGAGAAATAACATCTGCAGCTGTCCAGTTAAACTGTCATTTGAAGAAGCCTGTAGCAGGCTGAAGACGCACAACTGTAACCAAAGACAGCAG ATCCCTGTGCTTCAGCCCAAAGAGGATGAACTTCCTGTCATGAGTCAG ACTTTGGTACCAATTTCACCCTCTCCTGATCCCACTCGATGTGAAACTGCAACCCTCAGCGTTTCAGACAGCGATGAGGATTTGATAGTGGTTCCCTCGTCGCCTGTACATGAAATCAAAAA ACGGCTTGTTTACCCCCCTCCACCAGCCAAAGGGGGGATAAGCATCACAGAAGAGGACCTCAGCTGTCTGGAAGAAGGCACATTCCTAAACGATGTGATAGTGGACTTCTATCTGAG GTTTTTAGTTTGCGAGCAGCTGAAAAGAGAAGATGCCATCGACTGCCACGTGTTCAGCTCTTTCTTCTTCAAGCACCTCACTAAGGAAGATCACAAAAGGCCTCCAGAACCTACAGGTTTATC CATTCAAGAACTCAGGCATAACCGGGTGAAAACTTGGACCAGGCATGTGAACATTTTTGAGAAGGACTTTATATTTGTCCCGATTAATCAAAA GGCTCACTGGTTCCTGGCTGTCATCTGTTTTCCTGGCCGAATTTCACAGACCAGCGATTCAGATGCTTGCTTCAATGGACATTCAGCAGAGTATCTTTGCGATCAATCTCTACCCAATCCCATGTCTCTCTTTTACCGTCAGGAATCTTCAGAGAACGGCTCTAGCAGGAGTCAATCTATAG GTGACTTGAACAATAGTTTCTGGTTTGATTCAGATGATGAAATTAAGGCCAGTCAG GATTTTGAGAACACATGTGCCCTTAACAGCGAAAGAAATGACTCTAAGCG GCCGTGTATACTCATTATGGACTCCCTCCACTCCCGAGCCAGATCATCAGTGGTGCAGATACTCCAAGA ATACCTTCAAGAGGAATGGAGGGTAAAGATGGGCTATTCGCAAAGTTTTGGAAATGGAGTTATGGATGGATGGAGTCCCCGTGTCCCGCAGCAGGATAACTATACAGACTGTGGCATCTATCTTCTACAGTATACAGAGAGTTTCCTCAAG AATCCACCTCAAAGCTTCCATCCCAGCATGGACCTGAATGACTGGTTTTCACGGAAGACAGTGAAGGAAAAGAGGAAGCAAATCAAACGACTCATTCTGAAGCTCCACCAAGAGCAGCAGTTTGACATTTAG